From the genome of Papaver somniferum cultivar HN1 unplaced genomic scaffold, ASM357369v1 unplaced-scaffold_21, whole genome shotgun sequence:
ATACCCGTCCCTTCAGGTTCTTATGGGTAACGGTCAGGGGATGGACTTTTTTTTTCGAACGAGGTGGGGATTGATTCATGGTTCGTGCTCATACCCGCCCCACTCGAATATAATGTTGTTGATCAATCTACATGAGTCCAGTTGACGTGTTAATATTTGGAGCGCAGTATTAGGGTACTTTTAAAAATTGTTCTTACTGCATTGATCATGTAGTCATGCATGTCATCATTTCGGGGACATAGGTGATACTTTTTGGTTATATTTTCCCTATAGATCGTACTTTCATGGCAAAAATCTCATTACACTGTTGCATCATTTCACACGCGTGTACTTAACTGGCTTTTTTAACAGTGAGGCATTTTTCCATCTTTTGACGTTGGGAAGTTCTCCAACATGGAATCATCTTCTTCCATCCGTTGAAGGATCCAGTTTTTGTGTTTATCCTGAAGTTCCGCATCAGATaactgttggagaaaatgagttttaattaaaagattttatggtcttggtatggtttgatctaatgacctaagggtctaaggatactcactcatttttgggtgaatgaagtggaacctttagtcccacattgtggaaaactaaagaggagctccactatataatcatacacttatgtatgaattgtaaaacgtggatggagcgggtgggcaaaaatacatattttgacccatgcgatatgcccgtataccatgcaccaagtcctgttttaaaaacacacaagcatcgactatctctaggtctacttttcttcttcttcttatattttgtgcggtgttttacttccattcctgttgctgagttcaagagtgggtaacttgcgttgtgctaactcaagttatatcgggcagtcttatcctggacacatcttcgcacgttggggtttagcattacttcagagtatacccgcgaactaatgtgttaaggacagcttgttgaacctgtgattctgccctcatcaatttgttcgtggtagagttgtttgatactgttctttatatttattgtttgatacatctgacgtttcttctattgttgcaagattccaacaataaCATGATGGAAAAGCTACGGAGCATCTTGGCTTTTTCCCTCAGCGCATAGTAAAAGGAAAGCTCAGCAGAATAGCTTTCAACAAGAAGCTTATTGTTTcgtttcccctttgtcaatttggtACCAAGAGAGTTGAAGATTTTATAATCATCGAATACTTCTCTTGCACTTTTATAACCACCATATACTGCCTTGTGCTTCACTTGAGAAACATAGGGTTTAACAATTTTTTCCACCTCTTCAAAATGTGTCCACTCCATTAAAACCTTCATATCAGACCTAGTACAATCTATTTCACAGCTTATTTCTTCGGTGTTGCCTCTTTTTCTTCCTTGTCTTTTTGAGCTACAAGATTCCATCATCgttttctcttttcttatttCCTTGGTGTAGCCTCTTTTTCTTCCTGGTCTTTTTGAGCTACAAGGTTCCTCCATCGTTTTCTCTTTTTCCATGAAGGATGAAGTAGATATCTGATCGAGAATTGGGAGATTAATTTGAGAAGAGAAGATAACCTAATAAAAGTTGAGAAGAGGCTGgagtagaggtgtaaaacgtgccggcccggCACAGCCCAGCCACGAAGTCACGTGCTACGTGCTGGGCTGTGCCGGAGATTCAAATGTGTGGTGTTGTGCTGTGGCGTGCTAAATGGCGTGCTATGCTATGCCAGTAAAATAGTCGTGTTGTATTGTGCTAGTCCacttattttatattttccacaataaatattttttggatattttaattAGTGTATGTATTATTATGGAAATTAATCagcataacgaaaataaaatgtcaaaaactagctAAAATAAAGATATTTTTGTGAAATATGCATGAAATATGATGTATTGCTTAGTACTTTATGCATGATTTGACGTGTTTTCTTCGCGTGTCGTGTTGTGCTGTGCTGCATGCTTACACGTGTCACGTGTTGTGCCGTATTGATGTGCATATTTGTCTAGCATAGCACAACACACTAAGCTAACGTGTGGTGTCCATGCTGTGCCAGGTCACGTGTTGTGCTCGAATTTTAACGTGCTCTGTTGTACCATATACGTGCTGGCTCGGCTCAATTTACATCTCTAGGATGGAGAATAGAATATCGTAGAGAACGGCCCATGGACTTTAATATGGTATGGAAGTCAGGCCCATATGTGAGTTAACCTCACATCGGCTACCCAGATAAAAAAGGGTCCACGTGTTAGGGGCCGGCAGAGAATACCTTACAGGTGAGGAGGCGCATGAAGGATAATAGCGTGTGCGTGTGGGATGGGGAGATAAGCTTGTGTCATGCTAAATATTAGCTCGCTGTTATCTGTTTTATGAGAAGTATTTGCGTGGCACCATTTTAACAACTAGAAATTTCATAGGCATTCTCCAACATCCACTTACCAAAACAAAGACCGCCAACAGTAATCAAAACCAGAAACCACCTCAAATTTTGTGGCAAAGAATCGGCTTTTCCCTTCTCTATTAAATTAACAACAGCATACACTTTTGCTAAAATTCATTTTCACTTGTTAGATCTTACTACCGAGCTCTTATTAGGTGCTAGCAAGCTAGGATATATGGCTGATATTGAAGTACAAGAACGTAAGATAGTTGTGGCaattgatgaaggagaagaaAGTATATATGCATTAACATGGGCAATCAAGAATATTTTAGTGTCACAAAATTCTAATGATACCATCCTTCTTCTCTATGCAAAACCACATCCGCAACTTGTTTCTACTCTAGATGGACCAGGTAATGTataataacatttgatatttcattGAAAAAGCTCACAGGAATTAAGCTAACCGTTTTATTTTTGTAGAATATTTGTTTTCGTCTGATGTTATTATATCAATGGAGAAATATAGTAAGGACGTTGCTGATTGTGTGATTGAGAAAGCTAAAAGGGTTTGCAAAGATCATCAAAATGTGTGTCATTTAATTTGTTGATTGTGGGTAAAACGGTCATTTTCTTAGTATTTTTTGAGGCATGATTTGCCGTGCAGGTGAAAGTGGAGATAAGGGTTGGGGAAGGTGATCCTAGAGATGTGATCTGTGATGTAGTTGAGAAGATTGGTGCTGATATATTAGTCATGGGGACTCATGGCTATGGTATGATCAAGAGGTGATAATTCCCATCTCCTACAGTCCTAATCTATTTTAATAATC
Proteins encoded in this window:
- the LOC113339300 gene encoding universal stress protein A-like protein gives rise to the protein MADIEVQERKIVVAIDEGEESIYALTWAIKNILVSQNSNDTILLLYAKPHPQLVSTLDGPEYLFSSDVIISMEKYSKDVADCVIEKAKRVCKDHQNVKVEIRVGEGDPRDVICDVVEKIGADILVMGTHGYGMIKRALLGSVSTHCAQNVKCPVLIVRRPKSEVGNKSS